A stretch of Lathyrus oleraceus cultivar Zhongwan6 chromosome 6, CAAS_Psat_ZW6_1.0, whole genome shotgun sequence DNA encodes these proteins:
- the LOC127092111 gene encoding serine/threonine receptor-like kinase NFP: protein MKTFKLHHHHHHHHHQFSTLFFFLLLPFLNSQTPTQVNNTGYTCNNNNNNKNQTNNYPCQSYAFYRATSPNYLDLATISDLFSLPRLTIAKLSNISSPSTPLIPNQPLLIPIACSCNFINTTFGSISYSNITYTIKPKDTFFLVSTINFQNLTTYPSVEVVNPNLVATNLSIGDNAVFPIFCKCPDKTRNSSSFMISYVVQPFDNVSSIALMFGASEKSIVDVNGQKLHDYDTIFVPVTKLPVLKQPSTVDVPSPAPSGNSNDGGDDKSGIVRGLGIGLGILGFLLILILGIWLYREILFKKEEKGKDLYFGEKGKKGDDHKKKGMDVNFMANVSDCLDKYRVFGHDELVEATDGFDESFLIQGCVYRGEIDGQVYAIKKMKWNAYEELKILQKVNHGNLVKLEGFCIEPEESNCYLVYEYVENGSLYSWLHEDKNEKLNWVRRLRIAIDIANGLLYIHEHTRPKVVHKDIKSSNILLDSNMRAKIANFGLAKSGINAITMHIVGTQGYISPEYLTDGVVSTKMDVFSFGVVLLELISGKEVIDEEGNVLWASAIKTFEVKNEQEKARRLKEWLDKAILKETCSMESLMGVLNVAIACLHRDPTKRPSIIDIVYSLTKCEENGFELSDDGFGSQSLVAR, encoded by the exons atgaaaactTTCAAActccaccaccaccaccaccaccaccaccaccaatTCTCCACcctcttcttcttcctcctcCTCCCTTTCCTTAACTCCCAAACTCCAACACAAGTAAACAACACAGGCTACACctgcaacaacaacaacaacaacaaaaaccaAACAAACAACTATCCATGTCAATCCTACGCATTCTACAGAGCAACCTCACCAAACTACCTCGACCTAGCCACAATCTCCGACCTCTTCTCACTCCCTCGCTTAACCATCGCAAAACTGTCCAACATCTCTTCACCTTCCACTCCTCTAATCCCCAACCAACCCCTCCTCATTCCCATAGCCTGTTCCTGCAACTTCATCAACACCACTTTCGGTTCCATCTCTTACTCCAACATCACCTACACCATCAAACCGAAAGACACTTTTTTCCTTGTTTCAACTATAAACTTCCAGAATCTCACTACTTACCCTTCCGTTGAAGTCGTTAACCCCAATCTCGTTGCTACTAATCTCTCTATTGGTGATAATGCTGTTTTCCCTATCTTTTGTAAGTGTCCGGATAAAACCAGAAACAGTTCCAGTTTCATGATTTCTTATGTTGTTCAGCCTTTTGATAATGTTTCATCTATTGCTTTGATGTTTGGAGCTAGTGAAAAGTCTATAGTTGATGTTAATGGTCAGAAATTACATGATTATGATACTATTTTTGTTCCTGTTACTAAATTACCCGTTTTGAAACAACCTAGTACTGTTGATGTTCCTTCTCCGGCACCGAGTGGGAATTCTAATGATGGTGGTGATGATAAGAGTGGAATTGTTAGAGGGTTGGGTATTGGATTGgggattttagggtttttgttgaTTTTGATTTTGGGGATTTGGTTGTACAGAGAGATTCTGTTTAAGAAGGAAGAGAAAGGGAAAGATTTGTATTTTGGGGAGAAAGGGAAAAAAGGGGATGATCATAAGAAGAAGGGGATGGATGTGAATTTTATGGCTAATGTTTCTGATTGTTTGGATAAGTATAGAGTTTTTGGACATGATGAATTGGTTGAAGCTACGGATGGGTTTGATGAAAGTTTTTTGATTCAAGGGTGTGTTTATAGAGGTGAAATTGATGGACAAGTTTATGCTATTaagaagatgaagtggaatgCTTATGAAGAGCTCAAAATTTTGCAGAAG GTAAACCATGGGAATTTGGTGAAGTTGGAAGGGTTTTGCATAGAACCAGAAGAATCAAATTGCTATTTAGTCTATGAATATGTTGAAAATGGATCTCTATACTCATGGTTACATGAAGACAAAAATGAAAAGTTGAATTGGGTAAGAAGACTAAGAATAGCCATTGACATAGCCAATGGTTTATTATACATTCATGAACACACAAGACCTAAAGTTGTACACAAAGACATTAAAAGTAGCAACATTCTCTTGGACTCAAACATGAGAGCTAAAATTGCGAATTTCGGTCTTGCGAAGAGCGGAATAAATGCAATTACAATGCACATTGTAGGAACACAAGGCTACATTTCACCCGAATACCTAACCGACGGTGTCGTGTCGACAAAGatggatgtgttttcctttggTGTTGTGTTGTTGGAGTTGATTTCGGGGAAGGAAGTGATTGATGAGGAGGGAAATGTTTTGTGGGCTAGTGCTATAAAAACATTTGAAGTGAAAAATGAACAAGAAAAAGCTAGGAGACTTAAGGAATGGTTGGATAAAGCCATTTTAAAGGAGACATGTTCAATGGAAAGTTTGATGGGTGTACTTAATGTTGCTATTGCTTGTTTGCATAGAGATCCAACAAAGAGACCTAGTATTATAGATATTGTTTATTCACTTACTAAATGTGAAGAGAATGGATTTGAGCTATCTGATGATGGGTTTGGTTCACAAAGTTTAGTGGCTAGGTGA